Within Crassostrea angulata isolate pt1a10 chromosome 2, ASM2561291v2, whole genome shotgun sequence, the genomic segment CTCCTACAATGTCTCTGCTAATATTGTCATCATCCTGTCTATCAACATATCGCTTCAGCATGTTAGCATGGAATGTCTTAAGCTTTCCGTCTACATCAATCTTGTAATCTACACTTCCTACCTTCTGGACTATTATGTAAGGTCCTCTCCACTGCATCAGTAACTTGTTGCTAGCGGTAGGAAGCAACACAAGAACTTTCTCGCCTTCTTTTATGTCTCGCTGTCTCGCCCGTTTGTTGTAGTAGGTGCGATATCTCTGTGACGATCTCTCCAGATTCTCTTTAGCTAACTCACAGGTTGACTGAAGACGATCTTTTAAATCTACAACATATTGATAAGTTGTTTTAATATCAGGATCTGTTACCTCTTTTGTCCATAGCTCACGAAGAATCCGCATTGGACCTCTGACTGTGTGACCATAGACCAATTCAAAAGGTGAAAATCCGAGACTTTCTTGGGTGGTGTCACGATAGGCAAACAACGCTGCAGACAAATATCTGTCCCAGTCTTTAGGGCGCTCAGCACAGAGTCGTCTCAGCATCTGCTTCAGCGTGCCGTTAAAACGCTCGACCAAACCGTTGCACATGGGGTGGTACGGTGTTGTCGTCAGTTGTCGAAATGAAAGTAGACGACTTGTCTCAGCCATCAGCTCCGAAGTAAACTGGCTGTCCATATCAGTTAACATCTCGACAGGTACTCCAAGTCTACAAAAGATTTCAACAAGAGCCTCTGCAACTCTTTCAGCTTCTATACCTTTTAGCGCCACTGCCTCTGGGTATCGTGAAGCAAAGTCTACCAGGGTTAAGATGTACCGGTTCCCTCGGTCCGTTGCTGGTTGAATAGGGCCGACCAGATCTACAGCAACACGTTTAAAAGGTTCATCAATTAATGGCATCTTACCCAAAGGTACTTTAGTAGTCCTACCTTTTGGAGTTGTCCTCTGACAAATGTCGCATGACTGACAAAATCGCCTCACATCTGACTGCACTCCCGGCCAGTAGAATTCTGCTAATACTCTGTCAATCGTTCTGCTAATGCCTAGGTGTCCTGACATCGGAGCTTCGTGTGCGAGGGCTAAGACTTTCGTCCTGAATTTCTTAGGAACAATTAACTGTGTGAGCTTTTTGCCATTTTCAACATTAGACGATTGAAAAGTTCGATAAATCATACCTTTCTTTCTTATAAAATGAACTTTGGCGTCCGCATCTGTATCCTTTCCCACTAAACCACGGATCTTTTCCAGAGTATCATCTCCTTCTTGTTCTCGTAATATGTCGACTGGACTCACGCTAGAATCAATAATATCTGGAACACAAATTGGTTTGGTCTTTTTACCTACATGGCGAGCTTGTTGTCTAGTTAACACTGCATTGGCGGTACTTGGACTCCACCTCATATCTGGATCTTTTGGATCTCTTGCGTCTGGAATATTTCCTATGATAACATCGTACAAAGGGTTCTTTAAACACCATGCTTCAACTTCTCCTATAAAGTAAGGTGTATTAATACTCACGCACGCAACTGGTACTTTTATCTTGGATCCATCTGCAAGAACACACTCTCGACACTTGCCAGTCAACTGCGAATCACAAATCAAGTCTTTACGAACCACTACACCGTTACAACCCGTGTCTCTTAACACACTAACTGAATGTTCATTTAGTCTACCATCACAAGAAGGCATGTTCTCTAAAGCAGCTGTCACATTGCAAGAAGATGTACTAACTAAATCATCAGTCTTTGGATTCGAGACAGACGTTGTTGTAGTTACGGAAGTAAATGCTGAACATTTACCTGGTGTTTGGTAGGGATGTCCGCTCCGCGAATCTTCTCTAGGTCGTGAACGTTGCTGTGGACACTGGAATGAAGCATGTCCTATCTTGGAACATTTGTAACAGCGTACCTGTTTTTCTGTTGTTGCTGCATCTTTCGTACTTTTCTGTTCCTTCTGGTCTCTCTGTATATTTGGTGATCCGTTCCTTAGTTCAGTAGTAGACTCTTTCCTGCCAGAATGTACTAACGACAAAATATTAACATGACGGGCCTCTTTATATTGATCAGCTAGCCTACACATTTCATCAATGTCTTTGGGTATACGttctttcaaaaacaataataaatctTTGTTGCACATTGAAAGGAATTGATCCCGAAGCACAAGATCATACAATCCGTCGAAGGTATTAGGCACTCTATCAAGTTCTATCCATCTATTTAAATAACTTCCAATACGAACAGAAAATTGAGAGAAAGTCTCACCTGATTCAGGTCGACACATACGAAATCGTTGACGAAATCCGTCCTCTGTTCTCTCAAATCGTTTCAACAGCGATGTTTTCAGAGCATCATAGTTGAGAGCTTGTTCCTGAGGCAGCAAAGCATAGACATCGAGTGCACGACCACGTAACAGTGCGCTGAGATTGACTGCCCATGTATCTGGTTTCCACTTCTGTGCCTCTGCATACCGCTCGAACCGCCGAAGGTAAGAATCTATGTCATCTTTAACTTCGTCAAAAAATGGCATCTTAGGAATTTTAGCAGATGAAGAACTTGCAATATCAACCTTTGTCTCTTTCAACTGTTGCTCTAAATGAAAAATAGTAGCACGGTACTTACTCTCAAGCTCCGCTTTACCTTGTTCTTCCTGCATCTTAATTCTATCCATCTCTAGAGTCTGCTTCTTCAACTCGTACTCCCTCGCTTCCTTTTCTCGTTCTCTCTCTGCGGCTCGTAACTCCCGATAGTGTGCTTGCTGATCTCGTATGAACTTCTGGAGATCTGATCCCTTGAGTTCCATTTTCTGTCCGTGTTCCGTTAATTCTTGTAACGTTGGGTGGTCCATCTTAATATACTCAAAAATATATCAACTACACAATCAAATgctaataaatatttcaaacaaaaatgtaCTTATCCTCTAAACACtcaaaggaaaaatataacCATACACAAGGCAACAGTAACCGTTCTCGACCGGGGTTCCATACAATTTCTAGCTaccttaaatgaaaaaaaaaaatcatattagaCACTTCAAAAACTAATTGACAAAAACAAACTGACCATTATTTGCTGACTGATTAGACATAATTATCCCACTTCTGACACCAATTTGTCACGACAGCCGTCGTGTGTCTAACCAGTCAAGCAATGAAAACAACAATAAGTATTTACAatctttatctatatataaaatcaataaatttacaaatatacacattcacacacacacaaaatattaacaaaaaaaaaatgtttctaatatcTGATTCGTCAATGTCCTATGGTGGTATATTGGACAGCAGTGTCCCTCCAGTGTTCCTCCAATGTGTCCTCCTTCGGTACCACGTCCTAAGATGACGGCTTCCGTCCACCGGCTTCCAGCGTAGTAAGTGAATACTCGAAGGAGGTTGCACGGGTGGTAAGATGTTCAATACCGGAACACTGGTGACTATGGCCGAATCATCACTGGGACATTGCTGGAGCCTTGCTGGAaccttttaattatatataaataacaatattttcaattaaacgtTTCACTTCCACAATATACTTATTTATCTAATTACCGCAACTGCACGCCATACAATCACACCGAACAATACTCGCTCTACAAAACCGTTAAGTGTATCAGACCCCTTAACGTATCAAACACAGTCACAGTTAAGCGTATAAGACCTCTTAACGTGCAATATAGTTAAGTGTATAAGACCCCTTAACATAACAAAACAGTCAATGTATGACCAAAAACGCCGTATAAGACTACGAAATAGAAACTCACAAATAAACTAGCAAACCACGCTTGTCACACAAACGCACCATAACTCTacggtaaataaacaagtaTGTAAAACGTTAACACGAAAATACTATCGAAACAGTTATAAGAACAGTTACCTAAAGTCTTAAATAGTATAAACAAGACTAAAGTATAAGGAAAAACGAACTTACCCCTAATGGAGATGGTTACCGTAAAAAATACACTTAGCTATACATCGTGTTACTACTGCAGTGCGTGCTAATGGACCCCGGCTCACTGACCAAAACATGGGTATTTATAGCATCATAGTAATGAAATAGAACAGTCCGAGTATAGTCCAATATTGACCAATacctgaattgataaaattgagGCACCAAAAAGGATATGAACATAGAATAAAAATCAGAGGTACCCTATAGGAAAATAGTAAGaatgaataaatctattgaTTGTGACACAgggagttccgaatgaaatctgatgaacgtttcacacggttctcgcacgctttgcccgaaacgctaaacggtttacacgaaactctgaaaggtttacacgaaacgtttctcgcacgtaggtCGCACgctttttggtgtagtagtacgttttagggtctgtaaattttgtcagcacgcaattctaaacttgcacatagtcttcaaaaatttagaaatattttaatatagaagttatctttgtgaaaagtttacgtgttttgtaggcacgtttagtttaaaatacaattcctgacatgaatcacgAGTACATActttttataacaatgcttgctaccctttgaaaatttaactagccattaaacatctcattttttaaagaatgtttgaaacgattacataaactctgctcgacaaatagttttcctaaaatattttcttcctttcttttttcaaaacacgttttatatacaggctttcaatcacaacacgtttttataacaaaagcagaacagAAAATATAGTCATTATagtcgtttgacaccatataacatatattttcaactcgcagcaccaacggaagacctactcggggctttgccacgagctctgctctagttaaaTTACCAAAGTAATCCCAAATGTGGAATAATAAATGGGTTAGTCGCTCGCTTGGACatgtgggttctctccgggtactccggcttcttcccacaccattGACctaccccctcgcgctaacatcagtgccaacgagagatatcaATATAAGTTCTGGAACTatcttatcaatcgttgtagaataaagtttatttttaaatgaggCTTGCACGACAGGTGACAGGTAAACACAGGTAAAAGAAGCCATGCAGGTATTCACACCTGTGCTAATCCAGAATACACACAGGAACtgagaaagaaaataaatgtctCCGCTCTTGTGTTCTACACAACTAAGATTGTCTTTGTAGTTcgatttctgttttattgtcaataGATCAGGAACATATATTGATACACTTATAATTGATATGGCTCTTGGTAGATTTATTATCAGTTTAAGATGAATATTAGTGGATATCCTGAACAGAGGGTATACATTGACAATATACTCTAAGATAGTGTATACGTAACTGTGGTAACTAGGTTGTAAAACAAGGATATCATagaagatacatgtacctataattAAAAACTTCAGGTAAAGTGtttat encodes:
- the LOC128173253 gene encoding uncharacterized protein LOC128173253 isoform X1 yields the protein MDHPTLQELTEHGQKMELKGSDLQKFIRDQQAHYRELRAAEREREKEAREYELKKQTLEMDRIKMQEEQGKAELESKYRATIFHLEQQLKETKVDIASSSSAKIPKMPFFDEVKDDIDSYLRRFERYAEAQKWKPDTWAVNLSALLRGRALDVYALLPQEQALNYDALKTSLLKRFERTEDGFRQRFRMCRPESERIPKDIDEMCRLADQYKEARHVNILSLVHSGRKESTTELRNGSPNIQRDQKEQKSTKDAATTEKQVRCYKCSKIGHASFQCPQQRSRPREDSRSGHPYQTPGKCSAFTSVTTTTSVSNPKTDDLVSTSSCNVTAALENMPSCDGRLNEHSVSVLRDTGCNGVVVRKDLICDSQLTGKCRECVLADGSKIKVPVACVSINTPYFIGEVEAWCLKNPLYDVIIGNIPDARDPKDPDMRWSPSTANAVLTRQQARHVGKKTKPICVPDIIDSSVSPVDILREQEGDDTLEKIRGLVGKDTDADAKVHFIRKKGMIYRTFQSSNVENGKKLTQLIVPKKFRTKVLALAHEAPMSGHLGISRTIDRVLAEFYWPGVQSDVRRFCQSCDICQRTTPKGRTTKVPLGKMPLIDEPFKRVAVDLVGPIQPATDRGNRYILTLVDFASRYPEAVALKGIEAERVAEALVEIFCRLGVPVEMLTDMDSQFTSELMAETSRLLSFRQLTTTPYHPMCNGLVERFNGTLKQMLRRLCAERPKDWDRYLSAALFAYRDTTQESLGFSPFELVYGHTVRGPMRILRELWTKEVTDPDIKTTYQYVVDLKDRLQSTCELAKENLERSSQRYRTYYNKRARQRDIKEGEKVLVLLPTASNKLLMQWRGPYIIVQKVGSVDYKIDVDGKLKTFHANMLKRYVDRQDDDNISRDIVGVAVIDVENDSSTDDSDLNDSPSHLNPEGPENVNISDELGERETRDIKTLLCKYSDVLTDAPGLTTLAKHEIRLTSEKPVRTKPYPLPFTSRETVCEEVRRMLETGIIEPSTSPYTSPIVIVKKKDGSNRFCIDFRAVNRITVFDAETIPCADDIFVQLAGCKYVSKFDLCKGYWQLPLEETSKCITAFQTPLGLFQFKVMPFGLVNASASFSRLMRKLLEDRCVRCRCWCSVVARGRWSEETGFLR
- the LOC128173253 gene encoding uncharacterized protein LOC128173253 isoform X2, which codes for MDHPTLQELTEHGQKMELKGSDLQKFIRDQQAHYRELRAAEREREKEAREYELKKQTLEMDRIKMQEEQGKAELESKYRATIFHLEQQLKETKVDIASSSSAKIPKMPFFDEVKDDIDSYLRRFERYAEAQKWKPDTWAVNLSALLRGRALDVYALLPQEQALNYDALKTSLLKRFERTEDGFRQRFRMCRPESERIPKDIDEMCRLADQYKEARHVNILSLVHSGRKESTTELRNGSPNIQRDQKEQKSTKDAATTEKQVRCYKCSKIGHASFQCPQQRSRPREDSRSGHPYQTPGKCSAFTSVTTTTSVSNPKTDDLVSTSSCNVTAALENMPSCDGRLNEHSVSVLRDTGCNGVVVRKDLICDSQLTGKCRECVLADGSKIKVPVACVSINTPYFIGEVEAWCLKNPLYDVIIGNIPDARDPKDPDMRWSPSTANAVLTRQQARHVGKKTKPICVPDIIDSSVSPVDILREQEGDDTLEKIRGLVGKDTDADAKVHFIRKKGMIYRTFQSSNVENGKKLTQLIVPKKFRTKVLALAHEAPMSGHLGISRTIDRVLAEFYWPGVQSDVRRFCQSCDICQRTTPKGRTTKVPLGKMPLIDEPFKRVAVDLVGPIQPATDRGNRYILTLVDFASRYPEAVALKGIEAERVAEALVEIFCRLGVPVEMLTDMDSQFTSELMAETSRLLSFRQLTTTPYHPMCNGLVERFNGTLKQMLRRLCAERPKDWDRYLSAALFAYRDTTQESLGFSPFELVYGHTVRGPMRILRELWTKEVTDPDIKTTYQYVVDLKDRLQSTCELAKENLERSSQRYRTYYNKRARQRDIKEGEKVLVLLPTASNKLLMQWRGPYIIVQKMLQD